One Deltaproteobacteria bacterium genomic window carries:
- a CDS encoding STAS domain-containing protein: MDADNEIENYEIDIEGEKATITVVGDLDNEQAGEALRKAFNKAFDQHKRTIVLDLTAVQIINSYGIGKILMCYKRLKAENGVLMVKPLLGFVKETFELLMLDRLFPVDAG; the protein is encoded by the coding sequence ATGGACGCCGACAACGAGATAGAAAACTACGAAATAGATATTGAAGGTGAGAAAGCTACGATTACCGTGGTTGGGGATCTAGACAACGAGCAGGCTGGCGAGGCGCTACGGAAAGCGTTCAATAAAGCTTTTGACCAGCACAAACGCACTATTGTCTTGGATCTCACTGCCGTTCAAATAATTAACTCATACGGAATTGGTAAAATTCTAATGTGCTACAAGCGCCTAAAAGCCGAAAACGGCGTATTAATGGTAAAACCCCTCTTGGGGTTCGTTAAGGAGACATTTGAGTTGTTGATGCTTGACCGGCTTTTCCCAGTTGATGCTGGATAA
- a CDS encoding HDOD domain-containing protein, whose amino-acid sequence MEEQTKIPEEYQGRVSSEKSWMEIVAWVGDLPPLPQVAAKAIQLVENPDTSAQQITTVLSSDTALAARVLKIANSAMFSRQREITTLSQAVMVIGFKALKGIIVAATLRQLNRKNGKLEQLVWQNSMCTAMGAHVVAQRLRKPYVDELFLLGLLHDLGKLVLIRQAAEDFNKVIALAKEGKAFVEVEQELLGFSHPLIGALVAKKWNFPPEACQVILHHHDQLEAPLDTTLDQKTAIVQFANCMSHVLGHGNLEGFMDYSGLLASTGNLLGLNPADITELSEKTNTTFMEQSSAFQ is encoded by the coding sequence ATGGAAGAGCAGACTAAAATACCTGAAGAGTATCAAGGCAGGGTATCCTCCGAAAAAAGTTGGATGGAGATTGTGGCATGGGTTGGAGATTTGCCACCGCTGCCACAGGTTGCCGCTAAGGCGATTCAACTTGTGGAAAACCCTGATACCTCGGCACAACAAATCACCACGGTTCTAAGCAGCGATACTGCCTTAGCCGCGCGGGTGCTAAAAATTGCCAATTCAGCAATGTTTTCTAGACAGCGCGAAATAACGACCTTATCCCAAGCGGTTATGGTAATCGGCTTTAAGGCTTTAAAGGGAATAATCGTCGCTGCAACTCTACGTCAGCTAAATCGCAAGAACGGCAAGTTGGAGCAACTAGTATGGCAGAATTCAATGTGCACAGCCATGGGCGCTCATGTAGTTGCGCAGCGCCTGCGAAAGCCTTATGTGGACGAACTATTTTTGCTTGGGCTTTTACACGATCTTGGCAAGTTGGTGCTAATTCGCCAGGCTGCAGAGGATTTTAATAAGGTGATTGCTCTAGCTAAGGAAGGCAAAGCCTTTGTCGAAGTGGAACAGGAGTTATTGGGTTTTTCTCATCCGCTAATCGGAGCGCTGGTTGCAAAAAAGTGGAACTTTCCGCCCGAAGCTTGTCAGGTGATACTCCATCATCACGATCAGTTGGAAGCGCCATTAGACACGACACTCGATCAAAAAACAGCCATTGTTCAATTTGCTAACTGTATGTCGCATGTGCTTGGCCATGGCAATTTGGAGGGCTTTATGGATTATAGTGGCTTATTGGCGAGTACTGGCAATTTGTTAGGGCTCAATCCGGCGGATATAACTGAACTTTCCGAGAAGACCAACACGACTTTTATGGAGCAAAGCTCGGCATTCCAATAG
- the fliW gene encoding flagellar assembly protein FliW — protein sequence MPDALSKGILKVNSTRFGELEVNRSALIFIASGIIGFPKSQRFLLLDYNPPFSWLQSADQAELAFVVVNGAEFGDNYKFDLPIGDKDLDIQPDDECAVLNLVSARPVLEETTVNLKAPIIVNLRTRRGRQIILDDSNFPIRFQLWTKATSETGSNPVPSQPTPKEK from the coding sequence ATGCCAGATGCACTTTCTAAAGGTATTTTGAAGGTAAACAGTACTCGCTTCGGCGAGCTGGAAGTGAACCGCTCGGCTTTAATATTCATCGCCTCGGGCATTATTGGTTTTCCAAAAAGTCAGCGTTTCTTACTGCTCGATTACAATCCTCCTTTTTCGTGGCTACAGTCGGCTGACCAGGCAGAATTGGCCTTTGTCGTAGTTAATGGCGCTGAGTTTGGTGATAATTATAAATTTGATTTGCCTATAGGCGACAAGGACTTGGATATCCAGCCAGATGATGAATGTGCTGTTCTAAACCTCGTTTCTGCCAGACCAGTGCTTGAAGAAACAACTGTTAATTTAAAAGCACCTATTATTGTAAATTTAAGAACTCGTCGCGGAAGGCAAATCATACTGGACGATTCGAACTTTCCCATCCGCTTTCAACTTTGGACAAAAGCCACAAGCGAAACCGGCAGCAACCCCGTTCCATCACAACCAACACCAAAAGAGAAATAG
- the csrA gene encoding carbon storage regulator CsrA codes for MLILTRRAGESVYIGDNIQVKLMEIKGNQIRLGVEAPPSVKIYREEIYLQILAENQEAAEFSHNSAREFSSISDSLARKEARGLNAFKISKKED; via the coding sequence ATGCTCATTCTAACAAGAAGAGCCGGGGAAAGCGTTTATATCGGCGACAACATTCAAGTTAAGCTTATGGAGATTAAAGGGAATCAGATTCGCCTTGGAGTAGAGGCCCCACCCTCGGTAAAGATTTATCGCGAAGAAATTTATTTGCAAATATTAGCAGAAAACCAGGAAGCGGCCGAATTTTCGCATAACTCCGCGCGAGAATTTAGCAGTATTAGCGACAGCCTTGCAAGGAAAGAAGCTCGGGGTCTAAACGCGTTTAAAATCAGCAAAAAAGAAGATTAG
- a CDS encoding dodecin domain-containing protein — MGNQVYKTLELTGSSTTSIEDAVQTALLRASKTIRDMKWFSVVETRGSIENGKVGNWQVTIKVGFALEG; from the coding sequence ATGGGCAATCAAGTCTATAAAACTCTAGAACTTACGGGTTCGTCGACTACTAGTATAGAGGATGCTGTGCAGACAGCTCTTCTGAGAGCTTCTAAGACTATTCGCGACATGAAGTGGTTTAGCGTCGTAGAAACCCGCGGCAGCATTGAAAATGGAAAGGTTGGTAACTGGCAGGTTACGATTAAAGTTGGATTCGCACTAGAGGGTTAG